A region of Anopheles merus strain MAF chromosome 2R, AmerM5.1, whole genome shotgun sequence DNA encodes the following proteins:
- the LOC121590297 gene encoding uncharacterized protein LOC121590297 isoform X2, with protein sequence MPFKNFQRRVSGPGAYCNNYIQSRQENAEFLQLSQTQLHQSSVNIGFSNIVYNSATSEPLNSSRSGSTSLAVIDKSTTPKAESSDQKSGHKYNDLNKTSLSVEESNLNFNFVKSNGKSVSANNCSGSYKGLAGSNGAGTSSQSQQQQQQQSAGSRPDGPGSTFPCKKCAISNNLSNPPTLHLGGTPSDGPPAHYHPACHEHHDHSNQSLKSSPAHGGSGSSGRGVPAAAAANIVASSAPTKSSGGSGKGSALLSSCQGSFHSLQGGGSGSVDGNGSILPPYGHHSVSSSGAQTASGGSMQHACSNLLSHHTAVQPRLSYSTSSHTDSPNGSGTVLYNRSRINSNGATPGELERGGSIPGASSSSTNGGAKHQQQQQQQHATNYNVFSVNYERKSASIGGGVASGSGGGVFSGGASGSSNGNGSKTINNSSNKSNNSNGAINGASNSGNGYGYHASDISQLRNIIELNKQVNDLNSKNVEYNRQLSAPAENNINKSSSNCYSNSVYNLFSNHILPQYHSNSPNTNSLNRAKKKRSYKLNGRLFSAASSDSIRFHSNLSNQNDTDLRVSIDNTCTDSLVTALDDEALLITDYMNDMAKSKVHFDDVSLYGTPKEEPLPNIPPSIEKPSSNFLKNQLQAWFQPTDNRLAMKLFGSKKALVKERIRQKTAGHWVIHPCSSFRFYWDLCMLLLLVANLIILPVAISFFNDDLSTRWIAFNCLSDTIFLVDIVVNFRTGIMQQDNAEQVILDPKLIAKHYLKTWFFLDLISSIPLDYIFLIFNQMQKYSQDFSDSFQLLHAGRALRILRLAKLLSLVRLLRLSRLVRYVSQWEEVYILQNLQKKHSNRRGRSFQKEKAKGFSKSSLILKFLNMASVFMRIFNLICMMLLIGHWSGCLQFLVPMLQGFPSNSWVAINELQESYWLEQYSWALFKAMSHMLCIGYGRFPPQSLTDMWLTMLSMISGATCYALFLGHATNLIQSLDSSRRQYREKVKQVEEYMAYRKLPRDMRQRITEYFEHRYQGKFFDEECILGELSEKLREDVINYNCRSLVASVPFFANADSNFVSDVVTKLRYEVFQPGDIIIKEGTIGSKMYFIQEGIVDIVMANGEVATSLSDGSYFGEICLLTNARRVASVRAETYCNLFSLSVDHFNAVLDQYPLMRKTMETVAAERLNKIGKNPNIMAQKEESESGNTETNQISAVVNALAAEADNVDNLSDGNGSMKKGTSQSSLNELNQSLKMSLPRPKSGEFRALFEG encoded by the exons ATGCCTTTTAAAAACTTTCAACGACGGGTTAGTGGTCCTGGCGCATACTGTAACAATTACATACAGAGCAG GCAAGAAAACGCGGAGTTTCTGCAACTCAGCCAAACCCAGCTGCACCAGTCATCGGTGAACATCGGGTTCAGTAACATTGTTTACAACAGTGCGACTAGCGAACCGCTCAACAGCTCCCGCAGTGGCTCGACCTCGCTGGCAGTGATCG ACAAATCCACCACCCCGAAGGCGGAATCGAGTGATCAAAAGTCGGGCCACAAGTACAACGATCTCAACAAAACATCGCTCTCGGTGGAGGAAAGCAATCTCAACTTTAACTTCGTCAAGAGCAATGGCAAGTCGGTGTCCGCGAACAACTGCAGCGGCTCGTACAAGGGTTTAGCGGGTAGCAACGGTGCCGGCACCAGCTCCcagtcgcagcagcagcagcagcagcagtcggcgGGCAGTCGGCCCGACGGCCCCGGCAGCACCTTCCCGTGCAAGAAATGTGCGATCAGCAACAATCTTAGCAACCCGCCAACGTTGCACCTGGGCGGAACGCCGAGTGACGGGCCGCCGGCACACTATCACCCCGCCTGCCACGAGCACCACGACCACTCGAACCAAAGCCTCAAGAGTTCGCCGGCGCATGGCGGTTCGGGCTCGTCGGGCCGGGgcgtaccagcagcagcagcagcgaacaTCGTAGCGTCCTCGGCGCCGACCAAGTCGTCCGGCGGCAGCGGCAAGGGCAGCGCGCTGCTCAGCTCCTGCCAGGGCTCGTTCCACTCGCTGCAGGGCGGCGGCTCGGGCAGCGTCGACGGCAACGGGTCGATCCTGCCACCGTACGGCCACCACAGCGTGTCGTCGAGCGGGGCCCAAACTGCGTCCGGTGGGTCGATGCAACATGCCTGCAGCAACCTGCTGTCCCATCATACAGCGGTGCAGCCGCGCCTAAGCTACTCCACCAGCAGCCACACCGACTCGCCGAACGGCAGCGGCACCGTGCTGTACAATCGGTCGCGCATCAACAGCAACGGAGCAACGCCGGGCGAGCTCGAGCGGGGCGGCAGCATACCCGgtgcgagcagcagcagcaccaacggTGGCGcaaagcatcagcagcagcagcagcagcaacacgccACCAACTACAACGTCTTCAGTGTGAACTACGAGCGGAAGAGTGCCAGCATCGGTGGCGGTGTCGCCAGCGGTAGTGGCGGCGGCGTATTCAGCGGTGGTGCGAGTGGCAGCAGTAACGGCAACGGTAGCAAAACGATAAACAAtagcagcaacaaaagcaaTAACAGCAACGGTGCCATCAACGGGGCGTCCAACAGCGGGAACGGCTACGGCTACCATGCGAGCGACATTAGCCAGCTGCGCAACATCATCGAGCTGAACAAGCAAGTGAACGATCTCAACTCGAAGAACGTCGAGTACAACCGACAGCTGAGCGCACCGGCGGagaacaacatcaacaagagcagcagcaactgctACAGCAACAGTGTCTACAACCTGTTTTCCAATCACATTTTGCCTCAGTATCACAGCAATTCGCCCAACACTAACAGCTTGAACCGTGCGAAGAAGAAGCGCAGCTACAAGCTCAATGGCAG ACTGTTCAGTGCGGCCAGCTCCGACTCCATAAGGTTCCATTCGAATCTCTCCAACCAGAACGACACCGATCTGCGGGTGTCGATCGACAACACCTGCACGGACTCGCTGGTGACTGCACTGGATGATGAGGCGCTGCTGATCACGGACTACATGAACGACATGGCTAAATCAAAG GTACATTTTGATGACGTGTCCCTCTATGGTACACCGAAGGAGGAACCGCTTCCCAACATTCCTCCCTCCATAGAGAAACCGTCATCGAACTTCCTGAAGAACCAGCTGCAGGCATGGTTCCAGCCGACCGACAACCGGCTGGCCATGAAGCTGTTCGGCAGCAAAAAGGCGCTGGTGAAGGAACGCATTCGCCAGAAAACGGCCGGCCACTGGGTCATCCATCCGTGCAGCTCCTTCAG ATTTTACTGGGATTTGTGCATGTTGCTTTTGCTAGTAGCGAACTTGATCATCCTACCCGTAGCGATATCATTTTTCAACGACGACCTGAGCACCAGATGGATCGCATTCAATTGCCTGAGTGATACAATCTTCCTTGTCGATATAGTGGTCAATTTTAGAACAG GTATTATGCAGCAGGATAATGCGGAGCAGGTGATACTCGACCCGAAGCTGATTGCAAAGCACTATCTGAAGACGTGGTTTTTCCTCGACCTGATATCGTCCATACCGCTcgattacatttttttaatcttcaacCAG ATGCAAAAGTACAGTCAG GATTTCTCCGACTCCTTTCAACTGCTGCACGCTGGCCGTGCCCTGCGCATACTGAGACTGGCCAAGCTGCTGTCGCTGGTGCGGCTGCTCCGACTGTCCCGGCTCGTGCGCTACGTGTCCCAGTGGGAGGAGGTCTAT ATACTTCAAAACctacaaaaaaagcattctAATCGAAGAGGGAGATCctttcaaaaagaaaaagctaaAGGTTTTTCTAAGAGCAGCCTTATTTTGAAG TTTCTCAACATGGCGTCGGTGTTCATGCGAATTTTCAACCTAATTTGTATGATGCTGCTGATCGGCCACTGGAGCGGCTGCTTACAGTTTCTCGTGCCGATGCTGCAGGGCTTCCCATCCAACTCTTGGGTGGCAATCAATGAGCTACAG GAATCATACTGGTTAGAGCAATACTCATGGGCACTGTTCAAAGCGATGTCGCACATGCTTTGCATAGGATACGGAAG ATTTCCTCCTCAATCACTGACAGATATGTGGCTTACGATGCTTTCGATGATATCTGGTGCCACCTGCTACGCCTTATTCCTTGGGCACGCTACCAATCTCATCCAGAGTCTGGACTCTAGTAGACGTCAATATCGCGAAAAG GTCAAGCAAGTGGAAGAGTACATGGCGTACCGGAAGCTGCCGCGCGATATGCGACAAAGAATTACTGAATACTTCGAGCATCGGTACCAAGGTAAATTTTTCGACGAAGAATGCATTCTCGGCGAGCTGAGCGAAAAACTGCGGGAAGATGTGATAAACTACAACTGTAG GTCCTTAGTTGCTTCAGTGCCTTTTTTCGCGAACGCTGATTCTAATTTTGTATCAGATGTAGTGACTAAACTTAGATACGAAGTTTTTCAACCTG GTGATATTATAATTAAGGAGGGAACTATAGgatcaaaaatgtattttattcaaGAAGGCATTGTAGATATCGTCATGGCTAATGGAGAG GTCGCTACATCACTGTCGGACGGATCATACTTCGGAGAAATCTGTCTGCTTACCAATGCCAGAAGAGTCGCCAGCGTTCGTGCCGAAACCTATTGCAACTTATTTTCACTCAGCGTTGATCACTTCAATGCGGTACTGGACCAATACCCACTGATGCGCAAAACGATGGAAACGGTGGCCGCGGAAAG GTTAAACAAGATTGGCAAAAATCCCAACATTATGGCGCAGAAGgaggaatcggaatcgggcaATACGGAAACCAATCAAATTAGTGCTGTAGTGAACGCTTTAGCTGCTGAAGCTGATAATGTAGATAACCTAAG TGACGGTAACGGTAGCATGAAGAAGGGCACTTCGCAGTCCAGCTTGAACGAGCTCAATCAAAGCTTGAAGATGAGCTTACCCCGGCCGAAGAGCGGCGAGTTTAGGGCCCTTTTTGAGGGCTGA